A window of the Cicer arietinum cultivar CDC Frontier isolate Library 1 chromosome 6, Cicar.CDCFrontier_v2.0, whole genome shotgun sequence genome harbors these coding sequences:
- the LOC101503972 gene encoding uncharacterized protein, with amino-acid sequence MASSNLSPAFAYTVLYVKDVAESVAFYVKAFGYSVRRLDESNRWGELESGHTTIAFTPIHQHETDDLTGAVHTARSKQERPPVEICFIYTDVDAAYKRAVENGALAVSQPEVKEWGQKVGYVRDIDGIVIRMGSHVKPAKLD; translated from the exons ATGGCGTCGTCGAATCTGAGCCCAGCGTTTGCATACACGGTGCTCTACGTAAAAGACGTAGCCGAATCCGTAGCTTTCTATGTCAAAGCCTTTGGCTATTCCGTTCGTCGCTTAGACGAATCTAATAG ATGGGGTGAGTTGGAAAGCGGACACACAACAATCGCATTCACTCCAATCCATCAACATGAGACTGATGATCTCACCGGTGCTGTCCACACCGCTCGATCTAAACAAGAAAGACCACCGGTCGAGATTTGTTTCATTTACACTGACGTTGATGCTGCTTACAAg AGGGCGGTGGAGAATGGGGCGCTGGCGGTGAGTCAGCCGGAGGTGAAGGAGTGGGGGCAGAAGGTTGGGTACGTCAGAGATATTGATGGTATCGTCATCAGAATGGGAAGTCATGTCAAGCCAGCAAAGCTAGATTAA
- the LOC101503646 gene encoding ubiquitin-conjugating enzyme E2 7-like: MASQASLLLQKQLKDLCKHPVDGFSAGLVDETNIFEWSVTIIGPPDTLYEGGFFNAIMSFPANYPNSPPSVKFTSDIWHPNVYPDGRVCISILHPPGDDPNGYELASERWTPVHTVESIVLSIISMLSSPNDESPANVEAAKEWRDSRDDFRKKVGRCVRKSQEML; the protein is encoded by the exons ATGGCGTCCCAAGCCAGCCTTCTCCTTCAAAAACAGCTCAAAG ATCTTTGCAAACATCCTGTCGATGGATTTTCTGCTGGTTTGGTTGATGAAACCAACATTTTTGAATGGAGTGTCACCATAATTGGACCCCCTGATACTCTCTA TGAGGGAGGGTTTTTCAATGCCATTATGAGTTTTCCTGCCAATTACCCGAATAGTCCACCATCCGTGAAATTTACCTCAGATATATGGCACCCTAATG TATATCCTGATGGCCGGGTTTGCATATCAATCCTTCATCCTCCCGGTGACGATCCTAATGGTTACGAGCTTGCAAGTGAGCGCTGGACACCTGTTCATACG GTAGAGAGTATAGTATTGAGTATCATATCAATGCTTTCCAGTCCTAACGACGAATCTCCTGCAAATGTTGAAGCTGCT AAGGAGTGGAGAGATAGTAGAGATGATTTCAGGAAGAAGGTTGGCCGATGTGTAAGGAAGTCACAAgaaatgttgtga
- the LOC101503313 gene encoding LOW QUALITY PROTEIN: osmotin-like protein (The sequence of the model RefSeq protein was modified relative to this genomic sequence to represent the inferred CDS: deleted 2 bases in 1 codon): MASSSFFNSLIIYSFIFLTIFSPSNSLIFTFVNNCPYTVWPALQPNSGHPVLAAGGFELRTFTHLSIPVPDTHWSGRVWARTGCTSTSNNQLTCSTGDCGNRLQCNGAGGRPPXXXXSAPATLAQFDVHHGNNDFSSYSVSLVDGFNVPMTVTPHEGKGQCPVVGCKADLVATCPSPLQHRVPLGNGPVVACKSGCEAFHTDELCCRNHFNNPQTCKPSVYSTYFKHACPATFTFAHDSPSLTHECSSPRELKVIFCH; the protein is encoded by the exons atggcctcttcttcctttttcaACTCACTTATCATATACTCATTCATCTTTCTCACCATTTTCTCACCTTCAAACTCTCTTATATTCACCTTCGTAAACAACTGCCCCTACACCGTCTGGCCAGCTCTCCAACCCAACTCCGGCCACCCTGTTCTCGCCGCCGGCGGTTTCGAACTCCGAACATTTACTCATCTCTCCATCCCCGTCCCCGACACTCACTGGTCCGGCCGTGTCTGGGCCCGAACCGGCTGCACCTCGACCTCCAACAACCAACTCACCTGCTCGACCGGCGACTGCGGTAACCGTCTCCAATGCAACGGCGCCGGCGGG AGGCCCCCCNNNNNNNNNNTTTCTGCTCCCGCCACACTAGCTCAATTCGACGTACACCACGGCAACAATGACTTCTCATCTTACAGCGTGAGTCTGGTGGACGGTTTCAACGTTCCGATGACGGTTACGCCGCACGAAGGTAAAGGACAGTGTCCCGTAGTGGGTTGCAAGGCGGACCTTGTTGCCACGTGTCCAAGTCCTTTGCAACACCGCGTTCCGTTGGGTAATGGTCCTGTTGTTGCGTGTAAGAGTGGGTGTGAAGCTTTTCACACGGATGAACTTTGTTGTAGGAATCATTTCAATAACCCTCAAACTTGTAAGCCTTCGGTTTATTCCACTTATTTTAAGCACGCGTGTCCTGCTACCTTCACTTTTGCTCATGATTCTCCTTCTTTGACTCACGAGTGTTCTTCTCCGCGTGAGCTTAAGGTTATCTTTTGCCATTGA